The following coding sequences are from one uncultured Bacteroides sp. window:
- a CDS encoding TlpA disulfide reductase family protein, which yields MLKKVFFSLIYSILFLSVSAYAQDNRLTFSPERPVAGKSVKISYEPLPQMIGKDSIKVLVYSFNDFKWETSEYSLTQKNEKWEMSFNISSNASLLIFKFFAGTITDNCDNKAFACMISDDSGRFMPGAQAGWGLFRSKNYGYEIPDYLDLDKVGISDSIVNYWLDLDIHSRTESGVPLSLLYVSSSINAKMNNISQRANRVTDYLLKVGSEDALIKANGIAILMDKSSLADSISNLILEKYPNGNWAFLSQYRTMSRESDIAKKRTQILALVTNYSEKDLDESFLKAYNIDYNNLYQIILLMDMDKQQQLSDFYKYVPKMSLGTSVDAFYKMIQIPHMRKDTTDLSLLAPATFLVDHIEKVKEVKFPTYWFVSNEEWAKESDRILASNVFITYTEILKNTGNYMKALTYARKAQFALEYKSAALNEIMAVLLEKTGSVKELQELLEKSVYANQTSEMMMGMLKNLYYKSHKSYDGYEAYLKGLKNTKNMADLLETVEKYRASGVMNAWKMRDASGNLVTSEQMKGKVYVLDFWASWCVPCKASFPGMKIAVEHYKNDKDVAFFFVDTQEYMKDYKAKAVSYLKEQNLPFALLFDNKEEGRKTNDVLFKQLASSRSISGIPLKVIVDKQGNVQFISIGYKGSPSELADELMVMIEQAKKAH from the coding sequence ATGTTGAAAAAAGTATTTTTTTCATTGATTTATTCAATCTTGTTTCTGAGTGTGTCAGCTTATGCGCAAGATAATAGGTTGACATTCTCTCCAGAACGTCCTGTAGCAGGAAAATCGGTTAAGATTTCATATGAGCCTTTGCCCCAAATGATAGGCAAAGACTCTATTAAAGTACTTGTTTATTCATTTAATGATTTTAAATGGGAAACAAGTGAATATAGCTTGACGCAGAAAAATGAAAAGTGGGAGATGTCTTTCAATATATCTTCTAATGCTTCATTATTGATTTTTAAGTTCTTTGCAGGTACTATTACTGACAATTGCGATAATAAAGCCTTCGCATGCATGATTTCGGATGATTCGGGAAGATTTATGCCAGGTGCTCAAGCGGGATGGGGATTGTTTCGTTCTAAAAACTATGGATACGAAATTCCCGACTATCTCGACTTAGACAAAGTTGGGATATCAGATTCTATTGTAAACTATTGGTTAGATTTGGATATTCATTCTCGAACAGAGTCAGGTGTGCCGCTCTCTCTTCTTTATGTTAGCTCTTCAATAAATGCGAAGATGAACAATATAAGTCAAAGAGCGAATAGAGTTACCGATTATCTTTTGAAAGTAGGATCAGAAGATGCTTTGATTAAGGCTAATGGCATAGCGATCCTCATGGATAAATCTTCTTTGGCAGATTCTATTTCTAATCTTATCTTAGAAAAATATCCTAATGGAAATTGGGCTTTTTTGTCCCAATATAGAACCATGAGTAGGGAGAGTGACATCGCTAAAAAACGAACTCAAATACTTGCTTTGGTAACAAATTATTCGGAGAAAGATTTGGATGAATCATTTTTGAAGGCCTATAATATTGACTACAATAATCTTTATCAGATTATCTTGTTGATGGATATGGATAAGCAACAGCAATTGAGTGATTTTTATAAATATGTGCCGAAAATGTCTTTAGGTACTTCTGTGGACGCTTTTTATAAAATGATACAGATTCCTCATATGAGAAAGGATACAACGGACTTATCGCTGTTGGCTCCTGCTACATTTTTGGTTGATCATATTGAGAAAGTTAAAGAGGTCAAGTTTCCTACTTATTGGTTTGTTTCTAATGAAGAATGGGCTAAAGAATCTGATCGTATTTTAGCATCAAATGTATTCATTACTTATACCGAGATACTTAAGAATACGGGGAATTATATGAAAGCTTTGACTTACGCCCGAAAGGCTCAGTTTGCTCTTGAGTATAAATCTGCCGCACTGAATGAGATTATGGCTGTGCTTCTAGAGAAAACCGGATCTGTTAAAGAATTGCAGGAATTGCTTGAGAAGAGTGTTTATGCCAATCAGACATCAGAAATGATGATGGGTATGCTTAAAAATCTTTATTATAAGTCTCATAAATCTTATGATGGCTATGAAGCATATCTCAAAGGGTTGAAAAACACTAAAAATATGGCTGACTTGCTTGAAACTGTCGAAAAGTATCGGGCTAGCGGGGTTATGAATGCTTGGAAAATGCGTGATGCTTCCGGGAATTTAGTTACTTCTGAGCAGATGAAGGGCAAAGTGTATGTACTCGATTTTTGGGCCTCTTGGTGTGTGCCTTGTAAAGCGTCATTCCCTGGGATGAAAATAGCTGTAGAGCATTATAAGAATGATAAAGATGTTGCTTTCTTCTTTGTTGATACGCAGGAATATATGAAAGATTATAAGGCAAAGGCTGTGTCATATCTTAAAGAACAAAATTTGCCGTTTGCCTTGTTGTTTGATAATAAGGAGGAAGGAAGGAAAACGAATGATGTCTTGTTTAAGCAGTTGGCTTCTAGTCGCTCTATTTCAGGTATACCTTTGAAGGTTATAGTTGATAAGCAGGGAAATGTTCAGTTTATATCCATTGGTTATAAAGGGAGTCCTAGCGAATTGGCTGATGAATTAATGGTGATGATAGAACAGGCGAAGAAAGCTCATTGA